In the genome of Triticum urartu cultivar G1812 chromosome 5, Tu2.1, whole genome shotgun sequence, one region contains:
- the LOC125508838 gene encoding pentatricopeptide repeat-containing protein At3g09650, chloroplastic, whose translation MLHGHGKPRLQPQPRPPAAPFPAPPPFSPATATSSTSWRNHHTLHSAISPAPPLSTTHEDDDALLALLRAGETDAAYRLFAASPSLPESPTAASRLLAQLSYRSTSSHTFSRAAGLLHRLRAQGGLNLLDANSLSLAASAAARSGSARLAYSLLLSMLRRGLLPDRRAYTAAISRLRPAHALRLFDAVLHHLRRAPDSSSASFALPDTAAFNTALSACADAGDCRRFRQLFDEMRSWPGAAPDALTYNVAIKMCARAGRRDLVARVLERILSSGLAPCATTFHSLVAAYVGFGDIPTAERIVQAMRDGRSDVCLLLRHVAVEGNDEKGIAIVVDEHSDVLEDIVGPKPEEGTEAPLLSKTYPPNSRVYTTLMKGYMNAGRVDDVVTMARAMRREGETMPASRPDHVTYTTVVSTLAAAGDMERAHAVLDEMARAGVPASRVTYNVLIKGYCQQLQMSRARELLEEMTTEAGIEADVVTYNTLIDGCVLMDDSAGALALFNEMRTRGVAPSTVSYTTLMKAFAASGQPKVAHKVFEEMEKDPRVTVDRPAWNMLVEGYCQQGMLETAKQTVERMKESGVQPDVATYGSLAKGIAVARKPGEALLLWNEVKERCEAGSGSGKPALKPDEELLDALADVCVRGAFFKKALEIVACMEENGIAPNKTKYKKIYIEMHSRMFTSKHASQARQDRRRERKRAAEAFKFWLGLPNSYYGSEWRIGPLVGGGDEDNDDDQLE comes from the coding sequence ATGCTGCACGGGCACGGCAAGCCCCGCCTCCAGCCCCAGCCCCGCCCTCCGGCTGCCCCTTTCCCCGCGCCACCGCCATTCTCGCCGGCCACCGCCACCTCCTCCACTTCCTGGCGCAACCACCACACCCTACACTCGGCCATTTCTCCCGCCCCACCGCTCTCTACTACCCACGAAGACGATGACGCCCTCCTTGCTCTCCTCCGCGCCGGAGAAACGGACGCCGCCTACCGCCTCTTCgccgcctccccctccctcccCGAGTCCCCCACCGCGGCCTCCCGCCTCCTCGCGCAGCTCTCCTACAGGTCCACATCCTCCCACACCTTCTCCCGCGCCGCGGGCCTGCTGCACCGCCTCCGCGCCCAGGGCGGCCTCAACCTCCTCGACGCCAACTCCCTCTccctcgccgcctccgccgcggccCGCTCCGGCAGCGCCCGCCTCGCCTACTCCCTCCTCCTCTCCATGCTCCGCCGTGGCCTTCTCCCCGACCGCCGCGCCTACACAGCCGCCATCTCCCGTCTCCGCCCCGCCCACGCGCTCCGCCTCTTCGACGCCGTTCTCCACCACCTCCGCCGCGCTCCGGACTCCAGCTCGGCGTCCTTCGCGCTCCCCGACACGGCCGCGTTCAACACCGCGCTCAGCGCCTGCGCCGACGCCGGCGACTGCCGCCGCTTCCGCCAGCTGTTCGACGAGATGCGCAGCTGGCCTGGCGCGGCCCCTGACGCCCTCACCTACAACGTCGCCATCAAGATGTGCGCGCGCGCCGGACGCCGGGACCTCGTCGCGCGCGTGCTCGAGCGGATACTCTCCTCCGGCCTCGCCCCCTGCGCCACCACCTTCCACTCCCTCGTCGCCGCCTACGTCGGCTTCGGCGACATCCCCACGGCGGAGAGGATAGTGCAGGCCATGCGGGACGGCCGCAGCGACGTCTGCCTCCTGCTGAGGCATGTCGCAGTGGAAGGAAACGACGAGAAGGGCATTGCTATCGTCGTCGACGAGCACAGCGACGTGCTCGAGGACATCGTCGGACCAAAGCCGGAGGAAGGCACCGAGGCGCCGTTGCTGTCGAAAACGTACCCACCCAACTCGAGGGTGTACACCACGCTGATGAAGGGGTACATGAACGCCGGACGCGTGGACGACGTGGTGACCATGGCGCGCGCCATGCGGCGGGAGGGGGAGACGATGCCGGCGAGCCGGCCAGACCACGTCACGTACACGACGGTGGTCTCGACCCTCGCGGCTGCCGGCGACATGGAGCGCGCGCACGCCGTGCTCGACGAGATGGCGAGAGCAGGGGTCCCGGCGAGCCGGGTGACGTACAACGTGCTCATCAAGGGGTACTGCCAGCAGCTACAGATGAGCAGGGCAAGGGAGCTCTTGGAGGAGATGACGACGGAGGCCGGCATCGAGGCCGACGTGGTGACGTACAACACCCTCATCGACGGGTGCGTCCTGATGGACGACAGCGCCGGCGCGCTGGCCCTGTTCAACGAGATGCGGACGCGCGGGGTGGCGCCGTCGACGGTGAGCTACACGACGCTGATGAAGGCGTtcgcggcgtcggggcagcccaaggtggcgcACAAGGTGTTCGAGGAGATGGAGAAGGACCCGAGGGTGACGGTGGACAGGCCGGCGTGGAACATGCTGGTGGAAGGGTACTGCCAGCAAGGGATGCTGGAGACGGCGAAGCAGACGGTGGAGAGGATGAAGGAGAGCGGCGTGCAGCCGGACGTGGCGACGTACGGCAGCCTGGCCAAGGGGATCGCCGTCGCCCGAAAGCCCGGGGAGGCGCTGCTGCTGTGGAACGAGGTGAAGGAGCGGTGCGAGgccggcagcggcagcggcaagCCGGCGCTGAAGCCGGACGAGGAGCTCCTGGACGCGCTGGCGGACGTGTGCGTGCGCGGCGCCTTCTTCAAGAAGGCGCTGGAGATCGTGGCGTGCATGGAGGAGAACGGCATCGCGCCCAACAAGACCAAGTACAAGAAGATCTACATCGAGATGCACTCGAGGATGTTCACCAGCAAGCACGCGTCGCAGGCCAGGCAGGACCGCcggagggagcgcaagcgcgcggCGGAGGCATTCAAGTTCTGGCTCGGCCTGCCCAACTCCTACTATGGCAGCGAGTGGCGGATCGGGCccctcgtcggcggcggcgacgaggacAACGACGACGACCAGCTAGAGTAG